In Abyssibacter profundi, a single genomic region encodes these proteins:
- a CDS encoding UvrD-helicase domain-containing protein: MSNSLDGLTLLPASAGSGKTYTLTERLTNALAEGDVQAERILAVTFTEAAASELRGRIRARVLGSGDLVAAQGLDEAYISTIHGLGLRILKEFAFDLQSSIAPRLLMENEQTLLIQLALSRSDAIREIAPDLKRFGYQWTAWSGSEASQFRNVVATLIRLLRDLGEPKPISALADQCESEIRSAYGQVLKKSTQALATSLRSACQALLSEHPHSLVDTCANSKTAEREFRADYDNLRKAADTDAAEFDWSLWSNLRNLRLLKRGSPPLPDGYEYLATAVMSVAAKIERHPGPLNDAVAHMRALFRCAEDALGAYAEMKQARAAVDFTDMVTLAAQCMEQDQLAKLLAKRLDRIVVDEFQDTNPTQFSLIWHLVRQAVPAILVGDPKQSIMGFQGADVRLFSTLLESYPDAVEPLPGNWRSAPGVMDFINAASKGLFSNYARLKANAKASALTPLHVINFEGKRWSKRARAPHIADVIRRKLANPECVVNDRHTGKQRRARGSDVAILCPTNKDLEIYASALADLGLPAKFKRDGWFESEEVQIAWHALQLAADPEDRHAQLFLATSDIGTLDLPKSVTSLLDDGAIADPVVDQLRQLATGASVDVCDAVPHILESIGLFEHISQWDSARQARANLLAVIGYAEEFSALPADTLAAQGFHGKNLSIFVSWLLTVKDLDNTCPDAGVIEEDAVNIVTWHSSKGREWPIVVVCGWDKKIAPRLPDQSIRYPSFDDLEQLSQKAAIRFVPNYAVKEKRDAAMTALQPEAEDAARREIYVAISRAREQVVLEWPEAALASSATTRAALFATETSLTLDDEHVVLGKAKIPARYTHLTDADAAPDSAVGGDQTSQAVYGRALLQSDNPESRRAFDSISPSKLHEAEGAAEDIVVPIEVLKYADPIVFPDTDDPAALGILAHRFFEAGSEHLDQVRRCVEHETAALWGDAAEPILQSLEQQVLAFERALERELEVVSIDAEVDVIALSGEATIVSGAIDLVARARDKTWIIDHKTDRDTDPHRVAVRHLAQIKAYREMLERLEDSPISGAINLVRSGQLILLGQIR; the protein is encoded by the coding sequence CGTGGCGGCCCAAGGCCTGGATGAGGCTTATATCTCCACGATCCACGGTCTCGGCCTGCGAATCCTCAAGGAGTTCGCATTCGATCTTCAGAGTTCGATTGCGCCCAGACTGCTGATGGAGAACGAGCAGACGCTGTTGATCCAACTTGCGCTGTCGCGTTCTGACGCGATTCGAGAGATCGCACCGGATCTTAAGCGATTCGGATATCAGTGGACGGCGTGGTCAGGCAGCGAGGCCAGTCAGTTTCGGAACGTCGTCGCAACGCTCATTCGGCTTCTGCGCGATCTCGGAGAACCCAAACCGATCAGCGCTTTGGCCGACCAGTGCGAAAGTGAGATTCGGAGCGCCTACGGGCAGGTGCTGAAGAAATCTACCCAAGCGCTCGCGACGTCACTTCGCAGCGCCTGTCAGGCCCTCCTCAGCGAGCATCCACACTCCCTCGTTGATACCTGCGCCAATTCGAAGACCGCAGAGCGTGAGTTTCGGGCGGATTACGATAATCTGAGAAAGGCGGCAGACACCGACGCTGCCGAGTTCGACTGGTCACTCTGGTCCAATCTGCGAAATCTCAGGCTGCTCAAACGCGGATCACCGCCACTCCCGGACGGCTATGAATATCTGGCCACAGCGGTCATGAGTGTTGCGGCGAAGATCGAGCGACACCCGGGACCACTGAACGATGCCGTCGCGCACATGCGTGCGCTGTTCCGCTGCGCCGAGGATGCCTTGGGCGCCTACGCAGAAATGAAGCAAGCGCGCGCAGCCGTTGATTTCACCGATATGGTGACACTGGCCGCGCAATGCATGGAACAAGACCAGCTAGCCAAGCTATTGGCCAAGCGTCTGGATCGCATTGTTGTCGACGAATTTCAAGATACGAACCCGACTCAGTTCAGTCTGATCTGGCATTTGGTGCGACAGGCGGTTCCCGCCATTTTGGTCGGTGACCCAAAGCAGTCGATCATGGGCTTTCAGGGCGCTGACGTTCGATTGTTCTCGACTCTGTTGGAGAGTTACCCGGATGCAGTGGAACCATTGCCCGGTAACTGGCGCTCCGCCCCCGGCGTCATGGACTTTATCAACGCCGCCTCGAAGGGGCTTTTTTCGAACTACGCACGGCTCAAAGCCAATGCCAAAGCGTCTGCACTCACGCCCCTTCATGTCATCAACTTTGAGGGCAAGCGGTGGAGCAAACGGGCACGCGCGCCGCACATCGCAGATGTCATTCGGCGAAAACTGGCGAACCCTGAATGCGTGGTGAACGACAGGCACACCGGCAAGCAACGCCGCGCCCGAGGCAGTGATGTCGCGATCTTGTGCCCGACGAACAAGGATCTCGAAATCTATGCCTCCGCACTGGCGGACCTTGGCCTGCCCGCAAAATTCAAACGCGACGGATGGTTCGAGTCCGAAGAGGTGCAGATTGCATGGCACGCCCTTCAACTGGCTGCGGATCCAGAGGATCGCCATGCACAGCTGTTTTTGGCAACGAGCGATATCGGAACCCTGGACCTGCCGAAATCAGTCACCTCACTGCTGGACGACGGAGCCATCGCTGACCCGGTGGTTGATCAACTGCGGCAACTTGCGACGGGCGCAAGTGTCGATGTCTGCGACGCCGTGCCGCACATTCTGGAATCGATCGGCCTGTTTGAACACATCAGTCAGTGGGACTCGGCCCGGCAGGCCCGAGCCAACCTGCTCGCGGTCATTGGTTACGCTGAGGAATTCTCGGCCTTGCCTGCCGACACGCTCGCAGCGCAGGGCTTTCACGGCAAGAACCTGTCGATCTTTGTGAGCTGGCTTCTCACAGTCAAAGACCTCGATAACACCTGCCCGGATGCCGGAGTGATTGAGGAGGACGCCGTGAACATCGTCACCTGGCATTCCTCCAAGGGACGCGAGTGGCCAATTGTTGTGGTGTGCGGCTGGGACAAGAAGATCGCTCCCCGTCTTCCAGATCAATCCATCCGCTACCCCTCATTTGACGACCTCGAGCAACTCAGTCAAAAGGCCGCAATTCGATTTGTACCGAACTACGCCGTTAAAGAGAAACGCGATGCTGCGATGACTGCGTTGCAGCCAGAAGCCGAGGACGCGGCGCGGCGGGAGATCTACGTTGCCATCTCACGAGCCCGCGAACAGGTTGTACTGGAATGGCCTGAGGCCGCCCTCGCGTCTTCAGCGACAACCCGAGCCGCGCTCTTCGCAACGGAGACATCCCTCACGCTAGACGACGAACACGTTGTACTCGGTAAGGCAAAAATCCCTGCGAGGTACACACACCTGACAGATGCTGATGCGGCGCCTGATTCAGCTGTTGGCGGCGACCAAACGAGCCAAGCGGTATATGGACGCGCCCTGCTTCAATCAGACAACCCGGAGAGTCGAAGGGCTTTCGATTCAATCAGTCCCTCGAAGCTGCACGAGGCGGAAGGGGCCGCCGAAGATATAGTTGTACCCATTGAGGTGCTCAAGTACGCCGATCCAATTGTATTCCCCGACACCGACGATCCCGCCGCTCTCGGCATACTGGCCCATCGCTTCTTCGAAGCCGGTAGCGAGCATCTCGATCAAGTTCGCCGCTGCGTTGAACATGAGACAGCGGCACTGTGGGGCGATGCGGCTGAGCCAATCCTGCAGTCGCTGGAACAACAGGTACTGGCTTTCGAGCGCGCGCTCGAGCGTGAGTTGGAGGTGGTCAGCATCGACGCGGAAGTCGATGTCATCGCGCTGAGTGGGGAAGCGACCATCGTCTCAGGGGCGATCGACCTGGTTGCGCGAGCCCGAGACAAGACTTGGATCATCGACCACAAGACAGATCGAGATACTGACCCACACCGCGTAGCTGTGCGGCATTTGGCGCAGATAAAGGCATATCGCGAGATGCTGGAGCGACTGGAGGACTCACCAATCTCAGGCGCGATCAATCTGGTTCGATCAGGACAACTGATCTTGCTTGGGCAAATTCGTTAG
- a CDS encoding DUF6361 family protein, translated as MKPSFTWLDLTSQDRDKMRRVMDLLKEEGTVDEMGLGTLRDTISDALFPGTSVLHTRLRYVLFIPWMYQEFERKRLAGNAIEEKGRDYEISLISALGNSDDSEGTIGSRAKATLSRLPSSAYWAALVRWGLFRHEQSQGWYHRHFSELVRRSRESGRADDPGVVWGREPNWHPRLPPAPAGFPGEASFALTREEAAFIQGRIEERCHGSLFAWLSKEDAVQFADHLWDEPAVGVANIKIQQVVEWARRFSLHVEGLPLFYNLLLAERKRDEHQGDTDLIERYRAEAQRWIQEELQESPFDTKGFENFMILRGRSISTPQSRFLNAWADRVRLCGESLVDDRNVRDLIERRERQLKGHRARLFNSVRLQQWDGGVGVGRMEFRWSSVRQLLKDLHQGLAN; from the coding sequence ATGAAGCCGTCGTTTACTTGGCTCGACCTAACTTCCCAGGACCGCGACAAAATGCGTCGGGTGATGGACTTGCTCAAGGAGGAAGGAACTGTCGATGAGATGGGTCTTGGGACGCTGCGTGACACGATCTCAGACGCGCTGTTTCCAGGTACTTCAGTGCTGCACACGCGTCTGCGGTACGTCTTGTTTATTCCTTGGATGTACCAGGAATTTGAGCGCAAACGATTGGCAGGAAATGCCATCGAAGAAAAAGGTCGCGATTACGAGATCAGTCTCATTTCGGCGCTGGGTAACTCCGACGACTCTGAGGGCACAATTGGGAGTCGCGCAAAGGCGACGTTGAGTCGTTTGCCTAGTTCGGCCTACTGGGCCGCACTGGTGAGGTGGGGCCTGTTTCGTCACGAACAAAGTCAAGGCTGGTACCACCGGCATTTCTCCGAGCTCGTTAGAAGGAGCAGAGAGTCTGGGCGTGCCGACGATCCAGGCGTCGTTTGGGGGCGCGAACCCAACTGGCATCCGCGGCTCCCGCCAGCACCCGCCGGGTTTCCAGGGGAGGCTTCGTTCGCATTGACCCGAGAAGAAGCGGCGTTCATTCAAGGCCGGATTGAGGAGCGCTGCCATGGCAGCTTGTTCGCTTGGTTGTCCAAGGAAGACGCCGTTCAATTTGCCGATCATCTCTGGGATGAGCCTGCCGTCGGCGTAGCCAACATCAAAATCCAGCAGGTGGTTGAGTGGGCTCGGCGCTTTTCGCTGCACGTCGAAGGCTTGCCGCTCTTCTATAACTTGTTGTTGGCCGAGCGAAAACGGGACGAACATCAGGGCGATACCGATCTCATCGAGCGCTATCGGGCGGAAGCCCAGCGCTGGATTCAGGAAGAACTGCAGGAGTCGCCATTCGACACCAAGGGCTTTGAGAACTTCATGATTCTTCGGGGGCGTTCGATTTCGACTCCACAATCCAGATTCTTAAACGCATGGGCTGATCGCGTGCGGCTATGCGGGGAATCCCTGGTCGATGATCGCAATGTCCGTGATCTGATCGAGCGACGAGAGCGGCAGCTCAAGGGCCATCGCGCACGGCTGTTCAATTCCGTGCGGTTGCAGCAATGGGACGGTGGTGTCGGTGTTGGTCGCATGGAGTTTCGCTGGTCCAGCGTGCGTCAGCTGCTCAAAGATCTTCACCAAGGCTTGGCGAACTGA
- a CDS encoding phospholipase D family protein: protein MLPPDSRVVAVELLRAPEGYTLDSAVLTSYSLDLETLLALPLAVLSQADAGIEQLLRDPLLLLESLRESGQKIHVFVDESAIAVPRTERPLFSMLEASVHSVKAPNGGAFHPKVWAARFVAPGRKPMLRVAVLSRNLTYDRSWDLGIVSCATEKSGAEASSSRDLARLFATLPSLCTESLPTIASDLVSSMSESLGRTLFPAPEGFTGNIEYTVFGLDSGVQSPWQPLQSASRVLAMAPFVNQTALSVLAQLGSKDKRSLISRQDSLDALPESGLEPWGDVRVMSESIEDESEDGVPTELSGLHAKLLGLEHSWDVTWFAGSSNLTAAAFTGANVEMMASVTGRRSKSGIERFEEAGIGRMLEPYRRIERPVEDAALTKAIEELESAKRTVIDSALRIATAEADTDWQWTLEGKVELPDSVAVHHWPISLSASASRPLVLPVSWRIPTSHLTAFVAFHCKSSHPKVEDIHFVLKLPTQGFPENRVNQVLRTLIDSPERFLQFLRALLGGLEGLVDWADGRNEPGTGESWNLPALGDETLLEDLLRMASRDPQRLEPIRRLIYDLEQSDGDKLVIPREFLHIWKVVERSLAERKA, encoded by the coding sequence ATGCTGCCTCCTGATAGCCGTGTTGTCGCAGTGGAACTGCTGCGAGCCCCCGAGGGATACACCTTGGACTCTGCGGTGCTCACGAGTTACAGCCTGGACCTTGAAACGTTGCTTGCTCTTCCGCTGGCGGTACTTTCCCAGGCTGATGCGGGCATCGAGCAGCTTCTTCGTGATCCGCTGCTCCTGTTGGAATCACTGCGCGAGTCGGGCCAGAAGATTCATGTCTTCGTAGATGAATCGGCTATCGCCGTGCCCCGAACCGAACGGCCGTTATTCTCGATGCTGGAAGCGAGCGTCCATTCCGTCAAAGCCCCGAACGGTGGAGCATTTCACCCGAAAGTCTGGGCGGCGAGGTTCGTTGCCCCGGGCCGCAAGCCGATGTTGCGTGTTGCGGTCTTGTCGCGAAACCTGACCTACGACCGGTCCTGGGATCTCGGCATAGTTAGTTGTGCCACCGAGAAATCCGGAGCCGAAGCGTCGAGCAGCCGAGATCTGGCACGTTTGTTCGCTACGTTGCCCTCGCTCTGCACGGAATCCCTTCCGACAATCGCCTCAGATCTGGTCAGCTCGATGTCGGAATCGCTCGGCAGAACCCTGTTTCCCGCGCCAGAGGGGTTTACCGGCAACATCGAGTACACGGTCTTTGGTCTTGATTCAGGCGTCCAGTCACCTTGGCAACCATTACAAAGCGCAAGCCGCGTGCTTGCCATGGCGCCGTTCGTAAACCAAACCGCGCTGTCCGTACTGGCTCAGCTGGGTTCAAAGGACAAGCGTTCCTTGATCAGTCGTCAGGACTCACTCGACGCGTTGCCTGAATCTGGGCTTGAGCCATGGGGTGATGTTCGAGTTATGAGCGAGTCGATCGAGGACGAAAGCGAGGATGGTGTTCCCACTGAACTCAGCGGGCTGCACGCGAAGTTGCTCGGCCTTGAGCATTCTTGGGACGTCACCTGGTTTGCAGGGTCCAGCAATCTCACCGCTGCGGCATTCACAGGTGCGAATGTTGAGATGATGGCGTCAGTTACAGGTCGGCGGTCCAAGTCCGGCATCGAGCGCTTCGAAGAGGCCGGCATTGGTCGGATGCTGGAACCTTATCGTCGTATCGAACGCCCCGTTGAAGACGCGGCACTGACGAAGGCCATCGAAGAACTCGAAAGCGCCAAGCGCACTGTCATCGACTCTGCACTGCGAATCGCGACAGCCGAAGCAGACACTGACTGGCAGTGGACGCTCGAGGGCAAGGTTGAATTGCCTGACAGCGTCGCCGTTCACCACTGGCCAATTAGCTTATCCGCAAGCGCCTCTCGTCCACTGGTGCTGCCAGTCTCCTGGCGCATACCCACCTCTCATTTAACCGCTTTCGTCGCGTTTCACTGCAAGTCCTCCCATCCCAAAGTAGAAGACATTCACTTCGTGCTCAAGCTGCCCACTCAAGGCTTTCCGGAGAATCGCGTTAATCAAGTATTACGCACCTTGATCGACTCGCCGGAGCGGTTCCTGCAGTTCCTTCGTGCTTTACTCGGCGGCCTAGAAGGCCTGGTTGATTGGGCTGACGGCAGGAATGAACCCGGAACAGGTGAATCTTGGAACCTCCCTGCTCTTGGTGACGAGACCTTATTGGAAGACTTGCTACGTATGGCTTCACGGGATCCACAACGCCTGGAACCGATACGACGTCTGATTTACGACTTGGAGCAATCCGATGGGGACAAGTTGGTTATTCCGCGGGAGTTCCTGCACATCTGGAAAGTCGTCGAACGAAGCTTGGCTGAGCGCAAAGCATGA
- a CDS encoding C-terminal helicase domain-containing protein, with the protein MKRPDLESILRPLKSFQRRTVDHAFHQMFYAPNSTSRFLVADEVGLGKTLVARGIIARTIDALWDDVDRIDVIYICSNSSIARSNLPKLQIGSGDERSVALATRLTMLATQLAPRAGRAGLAHSKLNFVSFTPGTSFEMGHSTGQAPERVVLFRLLAPLFPEQRTALMNLLQGWVTNTERWRTRLKHDHVPLDPGIEKSFHAEVLSNVELRERITEVLDEWFARQRKHLPDEAVHARNAIVGELRKLLARICVQGLEPDLVILDEFQRFKTLFDAPPDSHNPAVQLARALFDAQTPEGHPVRSLLLSATPYKLYTADAEIDQEDHYEDFLSTTRFLFRHDESRVATLRHQLADFGRALKHAAHGDDSGVYKAKAAVEVTLRSVMARTERVAASDDRDAMVEEPSLAVTMQPEDVEQYLAADALFRAVGDRDPMPFWKSAPYLAHFMHGYRFNDRLTDALDVSPGKVDEVLQNHQPAFIASDQLATWQELPLANAKLRQLAHELLDGGLWKLLWIPPTVPYWSLEGPFENQQATKTLIFSAWNVVPDVLSAVLSYEAERRMVDDVWGHYDQYSRQATLLQLSKETDGTLNRHRLLLLLLPCLPLADGAHPLHAPPSQDRREWVRSRVGTLLSDLSLPNPIDGEVDDRWEWAWPVLLDPELKNFIRSWVGDEQLPKPSEDLFAGYAKELIDITPQSMGRRPESLEELIVDAALGAPGVLAARTLASTKLSENDRRWYSVYIADAFWKLFNRPPVTKLLPQLAQQFSPEASRQDLFYWRLVMRYCRDGNLQAVLDESWHLIWEQHGWSADKDYGDAIDDAVVQLADSIQPPRSSVQARFFNRKGGSTAFEEMRLRTALALRFGDIRTEERLISQDGVRNAFNSPFRPFVLASTSVGQEGLDFHPWCRRIVHWDLPGNPVDLEQREGRVHRYKGLAVRQNVALAHGQHALDQWEIGKDLWELIFSLAFDKARSDGKSDLEPHWMAPGPVKVQRHVPLLPFSAEVEAFRRLKRQLAAYRVVFGQPRQEELVTLLDHAQLDSEKLMSWAIDLQPDAHELG; encoded by the coding sequence ATGAAGCGCCCTGATCTGGAATCCATCCTCAGGCCACTCAAGTCGTTCCAGCGACGCACGGTGGATCACGCGTTCCATCAGATGTTCTATGCGCCCAACAGCACGTCCCGTTTCCTGGTGGCCGACGAAGTTGGTCTCGGCAAGACCTTGGTGGCGAGAGGGATCATCGCTCGCACCATTGATGCCTTGTGGGACGACGTTGATCGCATTGATGTGATCTATATCTGTAGCAACTCGAGCATTGCGCGCTCCAATTTGCCGAAATTACAGATCGGCAGTGGAGATGAGCGATCCGTTGCCCTCGCCACGCGACTGACAATGCTGGCGACACAGCTGGCGCCGCGCGCTGGTCGCGCCGGATTGGCCCATAGCAAGCTGAATTTCGTCAGCTTCACCCCGGGCACCTCGTTCGAGATGGGTCATTCCACCGGTCAAGCACCCGAACGAGTCGTACTCTTCCGGCTACTGGCGCCGTTGTTTCCGGAACAGCGCACAGCACTGATGAATCTACTTCAAGGCTGGGTCACGAATACCGAGCGCTGGCGGACACGGCTTAAGCACGATCACGTCCCGCTAGACCCTGGTATTGAGAAAAGCTTTCATGCGGAGGTGCTTTCTAACGTCGAGCTGCGAGAACGAATCACTGAAGTTCTGGATGAATGGTTTGCACGCCAACGCAAGCATTTACCGGATGAAGCAGTGCATGCACGCAATGCCATTGTTGGGGAACTGCGTAAGCTGCTCGCACGAATTTGCGTGCAGGGGCTGGAACCCGATCTTGTGATCCTCGACGAGTTCCAACGCTTCAAGACGCTGTTTGATGCACCACCGGATTCGCATAATCCGGCTGTCCAGCTAGCACGGGCGCTATTCGATGCTCAAACGCCGGAGGGCCATCCAGTTCGAAGCCTGCTGCTTTCAGCTACACCTTACAAGCTCTACACCGCAGATGCCGAAATCGATCAGGAGGATCATTACGAGGATTTCCTGTCGACGACACGTTTCCTGTTCCGCCACGATGAATCCAGAGTCGCAACATTACGCCACCAATTGGCTGACTTTGGCAGAGCCCTGAAACATGCGGCGCATGGCGATGATTCCGGCGTTTACAAAGCAAAAGCAGCGGTTGAAGTGACCCTGCGCAGTGTCATGGCCAGGACCGAACGCGTTGCCGCCAGCGATGACCGTGATGCTATGGTCGAGGAGCCCTCGCTGGCGGTCACTATGCAGCCAGAAGATGTCGAACAGTACCTGGCAGCGGATGCGCTGTTTCGTGCTGTCGGCGACCGAGACCCGATGCCGTTTTGGAAATCGGCACCGTATCTCGCGCACTTTATGCACGGTTATCGGTTCAATGACCGCCTCACCGACGCGCTCGATGTGTCGCCTGGCAAGGTCGATGAGGTACTTCAAAACCATCAACCGGCGTTTATTGCCTCAGATCAGCTGGCGACTTGGCAGGAACTGCCGCTTGCGAACGCTAAACTGCGTCAGCTAGCACATGAATTGTTGGACGGCGGGCTCTGGAAGCTGCTTTGGATACCGCCCACTGTGCCCTATTGGTCACTCGAAGGCCCGTTTGAAAATCAGCAAGCCACCAAGACGCTGATCTTCTCTGCATGGAACGTCGTGCCAGATGTCCTCAGTGCGGTTCTGAGTTATGAAGCGGAGCGGCGGATGGTTGACGATGTCTGGGGGCACTACGACCAGTACAGCCGACAAGCGACTTTGCTGCAGCTGTCGAAAGAAACTGATGGGACGCTCAATCGTCACCGCCTTCTGTTGCTGCTGTTGCCTTGTCTGCCCTTGGCGGACGGAGCCCATCCGCTTCATGCGCCGCCATCGCAAGATCGACGTGAGTGGGTTCGGTCTCGGGTGGGCACTCTGCTGAGTGACCTTTCACTCCCGAATCCCATCGATGGCGAAGTCGATGATCGCTGGGAGTGGGCCTGGCCGGTCCTTCTCGACCCGGAGCTCAAAAACTTTATTCGTAGTTGGGTCGGAGATGAGCAGCTACCCAAACCAAGTGAAGACCTGTTTGCTGGCTACGCAAAGGAACTGATCGACATCACCCCCCAGAGTATGGGGCGGAGGCCAGAGAGCCTGGAGGAACTAATCGTCGACGCGGCATTGGGTGCGCCAGGTGTTTTGGCTGCGCGTACATTGGCCTCCACCAAACTGTCAGAAAACGATCGGCGTTGGTATTCGGTGTACATCGCCGACGCGTTCTGGAAATTGTTCAACAGGCCTCCTGTTACCAAGTTGCTCCCGCAGCTGGCCCAGCAATTCAGCCCAGAGGCTTCTCGTCAGGACCTTTTCTATTGGCGCTTGGTCATGCGATATTGCAGAGACGGCAACCTTCAAGCGGTCCTGGATGAAAGCTGGCACTTGATCTGGGAGCAACACGGCTGGTCAGCGGACAAGGATTACGGTGATGCCATTGATGACGCAGTCGTCCAACTGGCTGACTCAATTCAGCCGCCGCGATCCAGTGTTCAGGCGCGTTTCTTCAATCGCAAGGGCGGCAGTACGGCATTTGAAGAGATGCGCCTGCGCACGGCTCTTGCACTTCGATTTGGTGATATCCGCACTGAGGAGCGCTTGATTAGCCAGGATGGTGTTCGCAACGCGTTCAACAGTCCATTTCGACCATTCGTGCTGGCGAGCACCTCGGTTGGGCAGGAGGGGCTCGACTTTCATCCATGGTGTCGCCGCATCGTGCATTGGGATCTGCCCGGGAATCCGGTCGATCTGGAGCAACGCGAAGGGCGCGTCCACCGCTACAAGGGACTTGCAGTGCGCCAAAACGTCGCGCTCGCTCACGGACAACATGCCCTCGACCAATGGGAGATTGGCAAGGATCTGTGGGAGTTGATCTTCTCACTGGCGTTCGACAAAGCACGGAGCGATGGTAAAAGTGATCTTGAGCCTCATTGGATGGCGCCAGGCCCCGTCAAGGTCCAACGGCACGTACCGCTGCTACCCTTCAGCGCTGAAGTCGAAGCCTTCCGTCGGCTAAAAAGGCAGCTTGCCGCCTATCGAGTCGTCTTCGGCCAGCCTCGCCAGGAGGAACTGGTTACGTTGCTGGATCACGCGCAGCTCGACTCAGAAAAGCTAATGTCTTGGGCCATCGATTTGCAGCCTGATGCACACGAACTAGGTTGA
- the brnA gene encoding type II toxin-antitoxin system BrnA family antitoxin, with amino-acid sequence MKAKTLDRKFESGEDISAQLDLSKARRPNQEQRRVNVDFPTWMIERLDREAKRLGVTRQSIIKVWLAERLEHSDSHRAA; translated from the coding sequence ATGAAGGCTAAGACATTGGATCGTAAATTCGAGTCCGGAGAAGACATCAGCGCGCAGCTTGACCTATCCAAGGCTCGGCGCCCCAATCAGGAGCAACGTCGTGTCAATGTGGATTTCCCCACTTGGATGATTGAGCGTCTGGATCGGGAGGCCAAGCGGCTTGGTGTAACGCGCCAATCCATCATCAAAGTCTGGCTTGCAGAACGCTTGGAGCACTCTGACTCCCACCGAGCTGCTTGA
- the dnaB gene encoding replicative DNA helicase, translating to MDKRLPPHFLEAEQAVLGGLMLGDDAWDQVADRIRKDDFYRHDHRLIFEAAEVLAGADQPRDIVTVSECLASRGQLENAGGLAYLATLANERGSAANIKAYADIVRERSVLRRLIAVGTSILDLGFAPEGRSATDLIDAAERSVLEIAESSRRSGVGPRHGADYLDQVFDNLEQIVSGQLAGTSTGLRDLDGQTTGMHAGDLIIVAGRPSMGKTSFAMNIAEAVSTDPKKPKAVLVFSLEMPGDQLMMRMVSSFGRVDQGRLRSGNLDNFDWDKIHSAMELLHRAPIYIDDDGQLSPTELRSRARRLKRELANRKTEEYPEGMELGLILVDYLQLMQVPGFKENRTNEIGMISRGLKSLAKELEVPVIALSQLNRGVENREDKRPRMADLRESGGIEQDADIILFIYRDEVYNKGTDKKGRAEIIIAKQRNGPIGTVDATFHGRYTRFDNLAEDTAYAKE from the coding sequence ATGGACAAACGCCTCCCACCCCATTTTTTGGAAGCCGAACAAGCTGTGCTGGGCGGGCTGATGTTGGGTGACGACGCCTGGGACCAAGTCGCTGACAGAATCCGGAAGGATGACTTCTATCGTCACGATCATCGACTCATTTTCGAAGCTGCCGAGGTGCTCGCGGGGGCAGATCAGCCACGCGACATTGTCACAGTCAGTGAATGTTTGGCCTCTCGGGGCCAACTAGAAAACGCCGGTGGGCTCGCATATTTGGCGACGCTCGCGAATGAGCGTGGCAGCGCAGCCAACATAAAAGCCTATGCCGATATTGTCCGAGAGCGGTCAGTCCTTCGGCGCCTGATCGCTGTCGGGACGAGCATCTTAGATCTTGGTTTCGCACCAGAAGGTCGGTCTGCGACCGACCTAATCGATGCGGCCGAACGGTCCGTGCTAGAGATTGCGGAGTCGTCGCGGCGCAGTGGTGTCGGGCCTCGACACGGTGCCGATTATCTTGACCAAGTCTTCGACAATCTCGAACAAATTGTGTCCGGTCAGCTTGCAGGGACGTCGACTGGCCTGAGGGATTTGGATGGACAAACAACCGGTATGCACGCTGGGGATTTAATCATTGTTGCGGGCCGCCCATCTATGGGAAAGACCAGCTTTGCGATGAACATAGCCGAAGCGGTTTCGACTGACCCTAAAAAGCCGAAGGCGGTCTTGGTCTTCAGCCTTGAAATGCCAGGCGATCAGCTGATGATGCGGATGGTCTCGTCATTTGGGCGGGTTGATCAGGGGAGGTTGCGATCAGGCAACCTCGATAATTTTGACTGGGACAAGATCCACTCAGCGATGGAATTGCTTCACCGCGCGCCAATCTACATCGACGACGATGGTCAGCTCTCGCCGACCGAGCTTCGTTCTCGTGCCCGGCGTCTGAAACGCGAACTAGCCAATCGGAAAACGGAGGAATACCCAGAAGGAATGGAACTAGGGCTGATTCTTGTCGACTACCTTCAATTGATGCAGGTGCCCGGATTCAAGGAGAATCGGACGAATGAGATCGGGATGATTTCGCGAGGGTTGAAGTCACTAGCAAAGGAGCTCGAAGTGCCGGTGATCGCGCTCTCGCAGCTGAACCGCGGTGTGGAAAACCGGGAGGATAAGCGCCCGCGGATGGCGGATCTTCGTGAGTCAGGTGGCATCGAACAGGACGCCGACATCATCTTGTTCATCTACCGCGATGAGGTTTACAACAAGGGAACTGACAAAAAGGGCCGGGCTGAGATCATCATTGCCAAGCAGCGGAATGGCCCGATAGGAACTGTCGATGCCACCTTCCATGGTCGTTACACCCGGTTTGATAACCTGGCCGAAGATACGGCGTACGCTAAGGAATGA